The stretch of DNA TGGCATAAACCAAAATTTGCTCATATAATCATAAAGCCTTTGAGCGTGCTGTTGGTCGTCCGAGTAATGAGTTGCAACTCTTGCGAAAAGATCTTGATAAACTTCCCCCTCTAACAAATAGCGATCTAAAAGCATTGCTTTCCCAGATTCGCTTAAATTATCATCACGGGAATGGTCAAGTTGTACTTTGTATTTTATCTTGCTTTCAAACATATATTTATGAGCTTCTCGGGTTTTGCAACTACTACTATATATAGTGCAATATGCGCTATATCACTTTGAATCACACTATATATTGTTTACAACAAAATGTCCATAGACGAAGTTTTATTTAACTTTATTTTTTAGTTTCTTAATTAAAGAGTCAATCCCATCAGTGGATATAACAGAGTTAAAATCAGACCTCTGGCCCAAAATCAAACTGACACCCTCTGCGATGATGTCACGAATTTTAAACCCTGTGTCCAAATATTTAATTCTATAAGCTATGGTAAATTGACCATTAGTGTTTTGAGAGTCGTTTACTTTTGTTGCCACTATATACTGCGATTCCGAAACTGTTTTGATGGAGTCTATATAAAAGTTTTGCCCGTTATATTCCGTAAATTTAGACACATATACGTTGGTCAAAAATTCTCTATAAGCAGTTAAATATTCCTCTATTTTATCTTGATCTAATTGGCGAAGGTATTTTCCTAAAGAAAACCTACCCATCCAATCTATATCTACAGATTGATGAAAAATGTTCTTTAGGTTTTCTTGTTTTTGTTGTTGCGTTTCTTTGGATTCAATTATTTTTATTACCTCACTAGCAGTATCATTAATAAAATCAGCAACTTTCTTATTACTTTCTGCCAAGCTATTGTAAACAATCGCTATAGCAAGAAACACAGTCACAAAAACTATTTTCGGCATGGTCATAAATTTATTCCTATTCGTATTTATTTGTCTTTTTTAGTTTACTAGCAAGATTTTGATAATAAAAGCTGCGCAGAGTTGCATATTCATCAAAGGATCCTTTAGAAATCATATCCCCTATGCCTATCACACTTTCTCGTCCGATAACAATCCTTGTTCCGTAATAATAGTTTCTGAATTTAATATGATTCTTGAATTTTAACATTGCGACTGGGTCCAAAACCATATCTATACCAGTTCCAACCGCCCTTCTCATGGTGGATGGTCCTATGATTGGTAGGATTAAATACGGCCCCTCATTTGCGCTGTAGTACTTTAAAACGCTCCCAAAAGAAACATCCTGCTTTTTCAAACCAGCCAAAGTTGCAACGTCAAATATTCCAAACACCCCAAAGATACTATTCATAAAAAACCTAAAACCAGAATCAAATGCAACTTTTGGCTTTAGCTGAACAACTCCACAAATTACTTTCAGCGGCTCAGATAAGTTACTGACAAATGAGCTGACCCTTCTTTTGACAGGAGATGGAAAGGCATAATGATAAAACTTAGCTGGAGGTTCTATGATGAATCTATCAATTACCCTATTAAAACGATACACAGAACGGTTAAATTTTTCATAGGGATCGTAAATTTTTATCTGTTCAAAGCTCTGGTAAAAATCATCGTCAATTGAGAAATCTTCATAATCAGCGCCAACCTCTTTTTCATCGTTACCTAAAACAACATGCGCATGACACAAAAAAAAGGCTACGGCCAGTATAAAAATCCTATTCACTTTTAGATTCCGCATAATGTTCATTTAGTTTTAAAATCATGATCATCTCAGAAGGTTTTTTGCGTTTTCTTGCTATGTTACTTTGTTTTACAATTTGCCAACCATGTTTTGTCGCTGTTTCTGCAATATAATTTTGATTATAGAGGAAAACCTCTAACTTAATGTCAAAAATATAATCATGAATCTCTTCTTTAGAGAAAAAGGTTAAAATTACAAGACCATCTTTATTTATATATGTTTTCAACTTAGTTAGGAAGAACTCAGGATTGATTGAATAATTTACACAACCCAATGCCATTATTATATCAAACTTCATATTTGTTTGAGCCTTAGAATCTAAGAAAAGCTTGCCATCCTGATTGATGACATTATTATACACATGCTCCGGTCCAATTGATAATTTTCTGCAATAATCAGCCAGATTTTTATTAGCCTCAACTCCCAAAACAAAATGTAGCAGTTGATCTTTCCTCATTTTTAAAGCAATCGCTCCAGAACAACATCCCAAGTCTAGCATGTTGTAATTAAACACCTTCTCGTTAATTTCCAAAGCTTCCTTCAGACTATCATATACAGCATTACAATCTTGCTTAGGCTGTTTGGGATCTGTGCGAAGCTCAAATGTTTGGTTAAGTTTATGTGTCACAATCCCAATTGGTACAAACTGCAGTCCACAGGTATCATTATTAATTACCCTTACACAATATGTTGCCTCTTCCTTAAATTTTGGCCTATTAGCTAACAAATAACTTTCCAAAAAAACTTTGCCTTATCATACTTAGACTTTTCAAAATAGCACCTACCCAGCAGATAATCTAAGTCCTCGTATTTATCGTCAAAACGTTTCAGTATTTTAAATCTGAAAATTGCATCGTTGATATTGCCTTTGTTGAAGTGATATAAACCTAGATCAAAATTTGTTTTTGACAGATTATCCAATTTCTTTTTTGTTTCATGAATGAAATTTTTTGATCTGCGAATCAGCGTTTTTATGTCTTGTAGTCTTAATGTTGGCCAAGAACAAAAAAAAGCTTTTAACTTATTAAAATTGAACATCTTTTACTACTTTAAATCTGGTTTCAATTCCTTGGTTTTTACATGCTCAAATATAGTCATTGCCTGTGTAACCATGGAGCTGATATTACCTATTTCAGATGGAATAATCACAGTATTACTATTCTTTGCAATATTTTGAAAAGCTTCTATGTATTGCTGGGCAATTTTCATTGAAACCGCGTCTTTTCCACCAGTCTCAATCATTGCTTCTGCAATTTTTCTAATCCCAACAGCTGTAGCCTGTGCAACTAGCTGTATTGCTTCTGCTTCCCCTTTAGCCTTGTTTATTTTGTCTGCCATTTCGGCTTCAGAGTTCAGTACCACTCCTTTTTTATGGCCCTCAGCTATATTGATCATAGATTGCATCTTCCCTTCGGATTCCAAAATCTCAGCTCTTTTCTGCCTTTCAGATGACACCTGCGCTTCCATGGCTTTCAGTATAGTTGCTGGGGGAGTAATATCACGAATTTCATACCTCATGCATTGAATACCCCAAGTTGACGCAGCTTCATTAATTGCAGAGACGATCTGGGTATTCAAATAGTCTCTCTCTTCAAAGCTTTTATCCATAACTAACTTGCCAATGGCCGACCTCATTGAAGTTTGAGCTAACTGAGTAACTGCGTAATACGGATTCTCCACACCATAAGAAGCATCAACCGGGTTGATAATTCTCACATAAATTATGCCATCGAGTGCTAAAGTTACATTATCCTTTGTAATTGCCGATTGCTGCATCACATCTATAGCTTTTTCTTTTAGAGTATGTTTATAAGCTACTCTGTCTATAAAAGGAACAATAAACGTCAATCCAGGCTGCAGCGTTTTGTTATACTTCCCCAATCTCTCAACAATCCACGCCTGTTGCTGAGGTACAATCTTAATCGCCAACCAACAAAAAGCGCCAGCAACAATTAGAAGAAATGCTCCACCAGAGTTATAATCTAAAAGGTCCATAAATGCCTCAATATAAAAAATAAATTGTGCTATCCTTCATCTTACTTATTTTGCAACAAACTATCAACGATGAAAATAAACAACTTACACATTCTCTACTAAAAAGACATTATTTTCAACCGAGATAATTTTTACATTATCGCCTTTTCGAACTGGTGCCACGCCGTTAACAGCTGTCAACTTAGCTTTACAAACCGCGCCAGACCACTTTATCTCTCCAACTTTCTTGTTGTCCAATTCGTCGCTGTACACCACAGCTACGCTTCCCTCAAAATTATTATAATCCTTAGCTGGCTTATTCAAGTTAACTATGTATCTTGCCGGTTTCCATAAACTTATAGACCAAAAGCATAAGAATGCGCAAAACATTCCAACTTGGCTTATTATTGAATTTAATGTAACAACATCAAACCTTATAACAAAAGCAACGCTAAATGCTGCAATCCCCGCAAAAAACATGATTATAGTGCCACCCATTAGCATTTCCATAATCAACAACAATGCACCCAATAAATACCAAAAATCCAACTGGTTATCAAAAAAATAATTCATCATAGAAATTACACCCCTACTCTTTTTCTTACATTATATACGATATTTTATCAAATTCATCTACAGTTAATTCTTCCGCTCTTTTATTGAAATCTATACCTATTTTCATCAACTCTTCTTCTGGGTTTGAGAGAATGGGTTTGAGGCTTGTTTTTATTTTTTTGCGCCTTAGGTTGAATGCCGCCTTACATGCTTTTTCTATATTTTCTATTCTGGCAAGTTCTATCTTAGGTGTTTTTGGCACCAGCTTTATCACAGAAGAATATACTTTGGGAGCTGGGAAAAAATTTTCTGGTTCGACGTCAAATAATTTTTCACAATGGCAAATATACTGAGCCAAAACGCTGAGCCTACCATATTCTGCTGTTGCTACTTCGGCTAAAACTCTGTCTGCCACCTCTTTTTGTAGCATGATTATGATCTCATCAACAAAATCCATTTTTTTCAACCATTTCACAAGCAATAAACTTCCAATGTTATAGGGAAGGTTTGAAACTATTGTGTAATTCCCACTAATGATCTCTTCCTCAACAACTTTAAGCGCATCTGCATTTACGAGATGGAAAGCTTTGCTGGTATTTGCTTTTATCTCCTCTAATATTGGGATAAATTTTCTGTCAACCTCAACAACCGTTAAAGAGTTGATGTCTTTTTGGAGTAGAGAAATTGTCAAGACGCCAAGCCCTGGTCCGATTTCTAAAATGTTTCGATTAGTTGTGTTGCCCAATGATCTTGCAATTTTACCCACAATATTGGCATTGATTAAAAAATTCTGACCAAACCTCTTGGTTGGAGATATTTGATGGGCCTTTAGCAACTTGTTTAACTCTGTTATTTCAAACATTTGGTAAGCAATGATTTACAAATTGATAGTTTTTAGTTAATTAGGTATATAGCTGGCGAAAACAACTTCTAAAGAATATGGAGTATACACTGTTTCTTTTTTAAGAATAACTTAATTTTATAAAAAGCATAAAATTTAATGATATACCCTTATAAATATGTTCTATCGATGGTTTTGGTATTGCTCTATTGCATAACTTTGTGCATAGCGCAAGATCAAAACAAGGAACAAAAAGAAATCGAAATTGAAGCAGATGAGCTAGTATACAATAAAGCTGAAGAATCAATCATTGCGAATGGAAATGTACACATCAAACAAGATGATTTGCAATTAATGACTGGAAAAGTTGTGTACAATAAAAAAACCAATTATCTGTATGCATTTGGTAACGTTGCTTTTAGTAACGATAGTAGGAACTTTTTTTTTGGCAAAGAAGCATTTTTGGACCGAAACAAGAATTCTGGTGTAATCGTGAAGTTTAAGGCACGTTTGTCGAAAAAGGGCTTGTTATCCTCAGACTTTGCAAAAATGTTGGATAGAAATAGATTTTTAGTTCATGGGCTGGTTTTTTCAACTTGCAGTGTTTGCGATGAAAATCTGAAACCTCGGACTCCAATATGGCAAATTAAAGCGAAAGAAGCTTTAGTGGACAAGAAAGAGGAAACAATAAAGTACAGGCATAGTAAGGTGGAGATTTTTGGCGTTCCTGTTTTTTACCTTCCATATTTTTCTATGCCAACCCCGCAAGCACATAATAGGAGTGGGTTTTTAGCTCCAAAATTTAAAAACTCAAATATCCTGGGTTTTCAGACATCAATTCCCTATTATTTTAGTATTTTACCACAAATGGACTTAACATATACGCCTACTTTTAGCACAAAAGAGAATGCTATCCACAACCTTAGTTTTCGTCATTTGACCAATTATGGTCTTTATGAGATAGAAACCTATTTCACTCATAGGGATGCAATTGATGAGAAAAAATCTTTTAAAGGATTGTTCCAAACCTCGGGGAATTTTAAGTTAAAAAATAATTATTTTTTCGACTATGATTCAAAAAGGGTATTGGATAATTCAAAAAAATTCATCCAGAAATATAATATTTCTAAGGATGATGTGTTTACAAGCAAGTTTTCTCTAAGAAAAGAAAAGAAAGATAATATGTTGTTGATGTTTGATACAATTTTCTTTCAAGACCTAAGAAAAGGCGAGATTAATAATAAGAAAGATACCCCATCAGTTTTACCATGGGTCAGAACTTACAATAAAGTTCCAGTGAAGTTGCCATTTGGTTATGAGCTTATTTTTTCT from Candidatus Bandiella woodruffii encodes:
- a CDS encoding ABC transporter substrate-binding protein; the protein is MPKIVFVTVFLAIAIVYNSLAESNKKVADFINDTASEVIKIIESKETQQQKQENLKNIFHQSVDIDWMGRFSLGKYLRQLDQDKIEEYLTAYREFLTNVYVSKFTEYNGQNFYIDSIKTVSESQYIVATKVNDSQNTNGQFTIAYRIKYLDTGFKIRDIIAEGVSLILGQRSDFNSVISTDGIDSLIKKLKNKVK
- a CDS encoding SPFH domain-containing protein — encoded protein: MDLLDYNSGGAFLLIVAGAFCWLAIKIVPQQQAWIVERLGKYNKTLQPGLTFIVPFIDRVAYKHTLKEKAIDVMQQSAITKDNVTLALDGIIYVRIINPVDASYGVENPYYAVTQLAQTSMRSAIGKLVMDKSFEERDYLNTQIVSAINEAASTWGIQCMRYEIRDITPPATILKAMEAQVSSERQKRAEILESEGKMQSMINIAEGHKKGVVLNSEAEMADKINKAKGEAEAIQLVAQATAVGIRKIAEAMIETGGKDAVSMKIAQQYIEAFQNIAKNSNTVIIPSEIGNISSMVTQAMTIFEHVKTKELKPDLK
- a CDS encoding class I SAM-dependent methyltransferase, with protein sequence MESYLLANRPKFKEEATYCVRVINNDTCGLQFVPIGIVTHKLNQTFELRTDPKQPKQDCNAVYDSLKEALEINEKVFNYNMLDLGCCSGAIALKMRKDQLLHFVLGVEANKNLADYCRKLSIGPEHVYNNVINQDGKLFLDSKAQTNMKFDIIMALGCVNYSINPEFFLTKLKTYINKDGLVILTFFSKEEIHDYIFDIKLEVFLYNQNYIAETATKHGWQIVKQSNIARKRKKPSEMIMILKLNEHYAESKSE
- a CDS encoding VacJ family lipoprotein, whose translation is MNRIFILAVAFFLCHAHVVLGNDEKEVGADYEDFSIDDDFYQSFEQIKIYDPYEKFNRSVYRFNRVIDRFIIEPPAKFYHYAFPSPVKRRVSSFVSNLSEPLKVICGVVQLKPKVAFDSGFRFFMNSIFGVFGIFDVATLAGLKKQDVSFGSVLKYYSANEGPYLILPIIGPSTMRRAVGTGIDMVLDPVAMLKFKNHIKFRNYYYGTRIVIGRESVIGIGDMISKGSFDEYATLRSFYYQNLASKLKKTNKYE
- a CDS encoding LPS-assembly protein LptD; this encodes MCIAQDQNKEQKEIEIEADELVYNKAEESIIANGNVHIKQDDLQLMTGKVVYNKKTNYLYAFGNVAFSNDSRNFFFGKEAFLDRNKNSGVIVKFKARLSKKGLLSSDFAKMLDRNRFLVHGLVFSTCSVCDENLKPRTPIWQIKAKEALVDKKEETIKYRHSKVEIFGVPVFYLPYFSMPTPQAHNRSGFLAPKFKNSNILGFQTSIPYYFSILPQMDLTYTPTFSTKENAIHNLSFRHLTNYGLYEIETYFTHRDAIDEKKSFKGLFQTSGNFKLKNNYFFDYDSKRVLDNSKKFIQKYNISKDDVFTSKFSLRKEKKDNMLLMFDTIFFQDLRKGEINNKKDTPSVLPWVRTYNKVPVKLPFGYELIFSTDLLNLTREEGTNYKRATFQLDMLNNTYLPLGQVLGISPSIRYDYYNIHYTADKSTSKSRVLGKLLMNWRWPFIKHQGHKNIILEPIVNFSYNSSATGNFLKEDGQEQLINASNVFASNFFTGKDIIDFGSSINYGLRANYYTEGNTYGAVLGQSYKLNRPKELEHNISYSWNDKIIGQKSEIVAKLYTQIGSDLSFVNNISLSPNRFDLIKNELDANMKYRKLVFGLGHVFIKEQYINKCYNDYNQEISGKLQYNFYQKWWLEAKAKRKIGHLTKEEKIDQYDLNAKEKNKNISKWVSNEISLLYKGDCLKINFGIERDYSMPKGLKPSFTTYMKIEPIFN
- the rsmA gene encoding 16S rRNA (adenine(1518)-N(6)/adenine(1519)-N(6))-dimethyltransferase RsmA, producing the protein MFEITELNKLLKAHQISPTKRFGQNFLINANIVGKIARSLGNTTNRNILEIGPGLGVLTISLLQKDINSLTVVEVDRKFIPILEEIKANTSKAFHLVNADALKVVEEEIISGNYTIVSNLPYNIGSLLLVKWLKKMDFVDEIIIMLQKEVADRVLAEVATAEYGRLSVLAQYICHCEKLFDVEPENFFPAPKVYSSVIKLVPKTPKIELARIENIEKACKAAFNLRRKKIKTSLKPILSNPEEELMKIGIDFNKRAEELTVDEFDKISYIM